Sequence from the Pseudomonas sp. LS.1a genome:
ACTTGGCTCACTCTGCTCAGGGAAGTGCAGCCTGACAGCCCGATCAACATGGTCAACAGGGTGACTGCGAGCGGATGTCGCGTCATGAGTGTCCTCCTGCAATCAGGCGTTGCAGTGGGGTTTCGTGCGATAACCCCTTTACTGTCACTGCATCCAATGCCGCCAAGGGATCATTCCCCACGTCCAGCTCGAAGACCGAGCAGATCTCAGTGGTAGCCCGGGCAGTTGGAGGCTTTGGTTGCCAAGTCTCGGTCGGCATTTCGGCGATCAGCTGGTCGAGTACCCTATGGCCAGGGTTGAACAGATCCTCAAGCGAGCGCGCATCGGTTTGTGAGTACTGAACCAACAGCCGATAAGCGCCGACATGAAGCTGATCACCCTCAAGAAGCCGTCTCGCAGTTATCTCTCCCAGGCTGACGATGCTGTCGTTCAGATAGGTGCGATTGCAGTGATCGATCACACAGAAGCTGCCCTCGATCCAGCGGATTTCGCAGTGAATTGGTGCAACGGTCTGGTCACGGTCATTGATCAGCCAGGTGGCTGCCTTGCTGCCGATGGTGCCGCCCGTGCAATCGAACCGATACCGCGCGGTGACGGTGTGCTGCAATTGATCGAGATTGGTAATGTTCAAGGTCAATGTATTCATGAGCGCCCCCGGAACCGGACGACGGGGCTGATCTGGCCGTGGCGGTCATCGACAAAGCTGGTCCAGCCCAGATAGGCGCCTCGGCTGCGGTGCAGACAGAAAGATGACAGCGCGTTTTGCTTCAGGCGCAGTTCCAGGTCGTAGGCCAAGCCATCACGCAGTAAAAAGTCGATTAGCGCGCGCAAGCGGCCGAAGTTGATGCCGCTGGGGAGCAAGTCGCGCAATTGCGTTTGTTCCAGTTCGCTGATCACGATGGTGAACTTGCTGCTCCGCGTGCGCGTGCGGCTGCCGACCATGAACGTGCTGCCCAGCTCGCCATTGCTGCGCCCGAGGCTAACAAGCTGTTTGGCAGTAGTGGGGACCGAGCGGGTTTCGAACTCGCGGATCTGCACATGCTTGAGGTCGAAACAGTGGGCAATGATGCCGGCCACGGTTCCCGGTGCACGGCTGCGGCTGGCAATGACACCGGCAAAACTGAGCAGCCGACTCCAGGGCAGTGCCGTGTCCCCTCGCAGCTGTTTGTCGTTCAAACCAAGCAGCGCAAAGACGTACTGTGAGAACCCATCGGTGGCTCCCGGCTGAAAGCGGATGTAGTAGCGATATTTACGCCAGATTCGATGCAGCAGGCTGAGCAGGTAGTGGTTGAAGAAATCGAAGAAAGCCGGCCGCACACCAATACCCTGTGCATGCTCGTATGCCACCTGTTCCAGGTAATAGGTGGGCAAAGGCGAGTCAGTACCGTGCAAACCCATGAAAG
This genomic interval carries:
- a CDS encoding FHA domain-containing protein; its protein translation is MNTLTLNITNLDQLQHTVTARYRFDCTGGTIGSKAATWLINDRDQTVAPIHCEIRWIEGSFCVIDHCNRTYLNDSIVSLGEITARRLLEGDQLHVGAYRLLVQYSQTDARSLEDLFNPGHRVLDQLIAEMPTETWQPKPPTARATTEICSVFELDVGNDPLAALDAVTVKGLSHETPLQRLIAGGHS
- the tssG gene encoding type VI secretion system baseplate subunit TssG, whose product is MANPDRQTTADLADKLLAEAHQYNFFQLLERLHGLHGDDLEPRWPSEATRLRVRLASDPRLTFPVSDVYKAERMPGEEQRYRVCATFMGLHGTDSPLPTYYLEQVAYEHAQGIGVRPAFFDFFNHYLLSLLHRIWRKYRYYIRFQPGATDGFSQYVFALLGLNDKQLRGDTALPWSRLLSFAGVIASRSRAPGTVAGIIAHCFDLKHVQIREFETRSVPTTAKQLVSLGRSNGELGSTFMVGSRTRTRSSKFTIVISELEQTQLRDLLPSGINFGRLRALIDFLLRDGLAYDLELRLKQNALSSFCLHRSRGAYLGWTSFVDDRHGQISPVVRFRGRS